One genomic region from Vibrio sp. STUT-A11 encodes:
- a CDS encoding siderophore ABC transporter substrate-binding protein — MFKSTLSLSIALACSSLVTLTGCEPEVAKTQVTQPLETPIVIEHNLGTTTISSRPQRVAALDMNEVDFLDQLNVPIAGMVKDFIPHFLAKYKDTPEIADLGAIVQPNMEKIYALKPDLVLMTPLHANQYEDLSQLAPTLHFDIDYRNSRHNHVDIIKHHLIALGEIFEKQELAQQKVAEIEAKVAEVRAVTTERPEKALVVMHNDGAFSSFGVESRYGFVFDVLGVKPASKKVETSLHGQPISSEFISQADPDILYIIDRTAVMEGKPAIDAEHLANPLLRQTTAWKNDNIVFVDADAWYITSASITSLQIIIEDIRKGYQK, encoded by the coding sequence ATGTTTAAGAGCACCCTAAGTTTGAGCATCGCGCTCGCTTGCAGCTCTCTAGTAACCTTAACGGGTTGCGAACCAGAAGTAGCTAAAACTCAAGTTACTCAGCCATTAGAAACGCCCATCGTGATTGAACATAACCTCGGGACAACGACTATTTCTAGTCGACCTCAACGAGTGGCTGCACTAGATATGAACGAAGTAGACTTTTTAGATCAGCTAAATGTCCCAATCGCAGGCATGGTGAAAGACTTTATTCCTCACTTCCTAGCAAAGTACAAAGACACTCCTGAAATCGCTGACCTAGGCGCGATAGTGCAGCCTAATATGGAAAAAATCTATGCCCTAAAGCCAGATCTAGTATTGATGACCCCACTACATGCAAATCAATATGAGGACCTTTCTCAGCTAGCTCCGACGTTGCATTTTGACATCGACTACCGTAATAGCCGTCACAATCACGTCGATATCATTAAGCACCACCTAATTGCTCTCGGTGAGATCTTTGAAAAGCAAGAGCTAGCGCAGCAAAAAGTTGCTGAAATCGAAGCAAAAGTCGCGGAAGTGCGTGCAGTCACAACAGAGCGTCCAGAAAAAGCTTTGGTTGTCATGCATAACGATGGCGCTTTCAGCTCATTTGGCGTCGAGTCTCGTTATGGTTTTGTTTTCGATGTGCTCGGAGTAAAGCCTGCTAGTAAGAAAGTGGAGACGAGTTTACATGGTCAGCCAATATCTAGTGAATTCATTAGCCAAGCCGATCCAGACATTCTGTACATCATCGACCGAACAGCGGTAATGGAAGGAAAGCCGGCAATTGATGCGGAACACTTGGCAAATCCACTTCTTCGTCAAACTACAGCATGGAAAAACGACAACATCGTTTTTGTTGATGCCGACGCCTGGTACATCACCTCTGCCAGTATTACATCCTTGCAAATCATAATCGAAGACATCCGCAAAGGTTATCAAAAATAA
- the angU gene encoding anguibactin biosynthesis histamine N-monooxygenase AngU, producing the protein MYITIKDIVGVGIGPFNLGLAALASHHPELDVEFIDRRQEFNWHSGMLLPGATLQVPFLADLVTMADPTHPLSYLNYLKQHDRLYQFYYYETFLVPRSEYNHYCQWAAGLLENCSYGENVVDVKYSEKHECFTIQSQLNSGEIKTRYSRDLAIGVGTTPWLPDWAKNANHALIQHSAEFAHMREQLAKCNSVTVIGSGQSAAECVLNLYRDLSPEKIDAGARVSWVTRSAGFHPMEASKLGQECFTPAYMDYFHTLSREKRRHIVEAQGLLYKGISGYTIAEIFDLLYERSIGGREPGLSLYSNSQVNEVEAPDHSQAIKVWCYQSQQDRAFSLDTNAVICATGYAHQWPKWLDELKGSVLATDEHDDLIVEPNFVAQRCDQGIGRVFVQNPEIFQHGVGGPDLGIGAYRNASIINQALGKDVYRLPEKSAFQTYGAPEAT; encoded by the coding sequence GTGTATATAACAATAAAAGATATCGTCGGTGTTGGCATTGGGCCATTTAATCTAGGGCTTGCCGCTTTGGCCTCTCACCATCCTGAGCTAGACGTTGAGTTTATTGATCGCAGGCAAGAGTTTAATTGGCATAGTGGTATGTTGCTTCCAGGAGCAACCTTGCAAGTCCCTTTTTTGGCCGACCTTGTTACCATGGCTGATCCCACTCACCCTCTTAGCTACTTAAACTATCTTAAGCAACATGATCGCTTGTACCAGTTTTACTATTATGAAACTTTTCTTGTTCCACGAAGCGAGTACAACCATTATTGCCAATGGGCGGCAGGGCTGCTAGAAAACTGCTCATATGGTGAAAATGTGGTTGATGTAAAATACTCAGAAAAACACGAATGCTTTACAATTCAAAGCCAATTGAACAGCGGAGAAATTAAGACAAGGTATAGTAGAGATTTAGCGATAGGTGTTGGAACTACGCCTTGGTTGCCCGATTGGGCCAAAAATGCAAATCATGCTTTGATTCAACACTCTGCGGAGTTTGCTCATATGCGTGAGCAACTGGCAAAGTGTAACAGTGTTACGGTAATAGGATCTGGGCAAAGTGCCGCTGAATGTGTACTTAACTTATATCGTGATCTAAGCCCTGAAAAAATTGATGCCGGAGCAAGGGTTAGCTGGGTTACTCGTTCTGCTGGTTTCCATCCCATGGAAGCGTCTAAGCTGGGACAAGAGTGCTTTACACCGGCATATATGGATTACTTCCACACTCTTTCTCGGGAAAAACGTCGTCACATCGTAGAAGCGCAGGGGCTGCTCTATAAGGGAATAAGCGGATACACTATCGCAGAGATCTTCGATCTGCTTTATGAGCGATCTATTGGGGGTCGTGAGCCTGGGTTAAGCTTGTACTCTAATAGCCAAGTAAATGAGGTCGAAGCACCCGATCACTCGCAGGCGATTAAAGTGTGGTGTTATCAATCACAACAAGATCGAGCGTTCTCTCTTGATACTAACGCAGTTATTTGTGCAACTGGGTATGCGCATCAGTGGCCTAAATGGTTAGATGAGCTAAAAGGCTCTGTACTTGCAACTGATGAACACGATGATTTGATAGTTGAGCCTAACTTTGTTGCTCAGCGTTGTGACCAAGGTATTGGACGCGTCTTTGTTCAAAACCCAGAGATTTTCCAACATGGTGTTGGTGGACCAGATTTAGGTATTGGCGCATACAGAAATGCTTCAATCATAAACCAAGCTTTAGGTAAGGACGTTTATCGACTGCCAGAAAAATCTGCTTTCCAGACTTATGGTGCTCCAGAAGCAACCTAG
- a CDS encoding TonB-dependent receptor — protein sequence MTHDYHQIAANSSKQSLKGKPSPSRIALFIALQLSSFTLPISIAQAEEVVDESITVYGEANKAYAAGKISKASSIGMLGDKDFMETPFNAIGYTEKQIQDQHAKDISDVISASDPSVFTSGETGLNKESLKIRGFNLDIGDAMFNGLYGIAPYYRISPEMFQRVDVLKGPSSLLNGMAPNGSVGGAINLVSKRAQETPITSFTGTYMSDSQFGGHFDIGRRFGSNDQFGIRFNGVFKDGDTAVNNQSSKTQLTSLSLDWRNDVAFVEADLYYSTERVEGANRGLSIASGVKVPPPPSSDTLLTPDWAYNDSEDKGMMIRGEIDVNDSITAYAALGASRTDFDSNVPQRVKIIDNAGNLEVSLGSVKLESKRTSGEIGVRSRFDTGPVEHHLVLNSTYFREDKNDSPTGNNSPAPWNSNIYDPVWGPENSVYDNYYGLPVDSTQVSYGVADTLSFANGKYQITLGLRHQSIDYESGIEMNGMSLPTTKLKESTYTPAFAALYKVSSSVSLYGNYTEGLTNGQTAGSSAANAGEAFEPQKTKQAEAGLKLDMDGFAHTFSLFEIKKPNGYQDPDSNIFSFGGEQRNRGIEWGFYGTLSQDYTLIGGIAYTDAEITKATDVTEEGKKATKLPDLQAKLALEWNLPAMRELTLIGQANYMSEQFIDAQNTQSLSAQTIFDLGARYNSRIADTSVIWRLTVNNVLDEDYWTTTHYADLALGAPRTVMLSATADF from the coding sequence ATGACTCATGACTATCATCAGATAGCGGCGAACTCTTCAAAACAATCACTAAAAGGTAAACCAAGCCCAAGCCGCATCGCCCTCTTCATTGCGCTTCAACTCAGCTCTTTTACATTGCCAATCAGCATTGCTCAAGCAGAAGAAGTCGTAGACGAATCCATAACCGTTTACGGTGAAGCAAACAAAGCTTATGCCGCTGGCAAAATTTCCAAAGCGAGTAGTATAGGGATGCTTGGAGACAAAGACTTCATGGAGACTCCTTTCAATGCGATTGGATACACTGAAAAACAAATCCAAGACCAGCACGCCAAAGATATCTCTGATGTCATCTCAGCTTCTGATCCTTCCGTTTTCACCAGTGGTGAAACTGGTTTAAACAAAGAAAGTTTAAAAATACGAGGATTTAATTTAGACATTGGCGACGCAATGTTTAATGGCTTGTATGGCATCGCTCCTTACTACCGTATTAGTCCCGAGATGTTCCAACGTGTCGACGTACTGAAAGGTCCATCATCTTTACTTAATGGCATGGCTCCTAATGGTTCTGTGGGTGGTGCTATCAACTTAGTGTCAAAACGAGCTCAAGAAACACCAATAACATCTTTCACTGGCACCTACATGTCTGATTCCCAGTTTGGAGGACATTTCGATATTGGTCGTCGTTTCGGCTCAAATGATCAATTTGGTATCCGTTTCAATGGCGTGTTTAAAGATGGAGACACAGCAGTAAACAATCAAAGCAGCAAGACGCAACTTACATCGCTAAGCCTGGATTGGCGCAATGATGTTGCCTTCGTTGAAGCAGATTTGTACTACAGTACCGAGCGAGTTGAGGGGGCAAACCGAGGGTTGAGCATCGCTTCTGGTGTCAAAGTCCCACCTCCACCGTCATCTGATACATTATTGACGCCAGATTGGGCCTACAATGACAGCGAAGACAAAGGAATGATGATTCGCGGGGAAATCGACGTTAATGACTCAATAACAGCATACGCCGCATTAGGTGCTAGCCGTACGGACTTTGATTCCAATGTGCCGCAAAGAGTCAAAATAATTGATAACGCAGGCAACCTCGAGGTGTCTCTAGGATCGGTTAAGCTTGAGAGTAAACGTACTTCAGGTGAAATTGGCGTTCGTAGTCGCTTTGACACAGGTCCGGTAGAGCACCACTTAGTACTGAATAGTACTTACTTTAGAGAAGATAAAAACGATTCTCCGACAGGAAATAATAGCCCTGCACCTTGGAATTCTAATATCTATGATCCTGTTTGGGGACCTGAAAATTCAGTTTATGACAACTACTATGGTTTACCCGTCGACTCCACTCAGGTCAGCTATGGTGTTGCCGATACATTGTCTTTTGCTAATGGAAAATATCAAATCACGCTTGGCTTACGTCACCAAAGCATCGATTACGAATCTGGAATAGAAATGAATGGGATGTCTCTTCCTACCACTAAGCTCAAGGAAAGTACTTACACTCCCGCATTTGCTGCGTTATACAAGGTTTCGAGTTCAGTATCGCTTTATGGTAATTACACCGAAGGCTTGACGAATGGTCAGACAGCGGGCTCAAGTGCAGCGAACGCTGGTGAGGCTTTTGAACCACAAAAAACCAAACAGGCTGAAGCTGGCCTGAAGCTTGACATGGACGGCTTTGCGCATACGTTTAGTTTATTTGAAATCAAAAAGCCAAATGGGTACCAAGACCCGGATAGCAATATTTTTTCTTTCGGTGGTGAGCAGCGCAATCGCGGTATTGAATGGGGATTCTACGGCACACTATCACAGGACTACACGCTTATCGGGGGGATAGCCTATACAGATGCTGAAATTACAAAAGCAACAGATGTGACAGAAGAAGGGAAAAAAGCAACTAAGTTACCTGACCTGCAAGCTAAACTGGCATTAGAGTGGAACCTTCCAGCTATGCGTGAGCTAACGCTAATTGGTCAAGCAAACTATATGTCAGAACAATTTATTGATGCACAAAACACTCAATCACTATCTGCCCAGACTATTTTTGATCTTGGCGCTCGTTACAATTCAAGAATTGCTGATACAAGCGTGATTTGGCGCCTTACCGTCAACAACGTATTGGATGAGGATTACTGGACGACCACTCACTATGCCGACCTTGCTCTGGGTGCACCGCGCACAGTGATGCTGTCTGCTACAGCGGATTTCTAA
- a CDS encoding iron chelate uptake ABC transporter family permease subunit, producing MRSHHSTMLVSIILLGILSIAFVFTSSGWDFDYIIPKRLIKLGAIFVGGSCVAVSAVVFQALAVNRILTPSIMGYESVYLVWQALLLLLAGSAGIATLGIVGNFAASTILILLYSFAIQSWILKRFRRDMHQVLLIGFVLTMVMTTLAQFIQLRISPGEFSILQGLSYTSFERAKPSTLLFASIVLGVLALFANRWSRELDVIGLGRDQAMSLGLNDKHYIPKYFAVIAILVAISTSLIGPTAFMGIFIANIAYSVTGTPNYRHILLVACAIAIAMFLAGQILVEHLFNYKTTVSILVNVLCGGYFLAITMRTRSQI from the coding sequence ATGAGATCACACCACTCCACCATGCTAGTTAGCATCATACTCCTTGGCATACTTTCCATCGCCTTTGTCTTTACTAGCTCCGGATGGGATTTTGACTACATTATCCCTAAGAGGTTGATTAAACTTGGAGCCATATTTGTTGGAGGCAGTTGCGTGGCCGTCTCTGCTGTTGTTTTCCAAGCCTTGGCTGTTAATCGCATTCTTACACCATCCATTATGGGGTATGAGTCGGTTTATCTGGTTTGGCAAGCCCTACTCTTATTACTAGCAGGCTCCGCTGGCATTGCTACGTTAGGTATTGTAGGCAATTTCGCCGCCTCCACAATACTCATCCTCTTGTACTCCTTTGCCATTCAATCTTGGATACTCAAGAGGTTTCGACGTGACATGCATCAAGTGTTGCTCATTGGGTTTGTTCTGACGATGGTAATGACAACACTCGCGCAGTTTATCCAACTGAGAATAAGTCCTGGAGAGTTCTCAATCCTTCAAGGACTCAGCTATACCTCGTTTGAACGAGCGAAACCTTCGACCCTACTCTTTGCCAGTATAGTGTTGGGCGTTTTAGCACTCTTTGCGAACAGGTGGTCACGCGAGCTGGATGTGATTGGGCTAGGCCGGGACCAAGCGATGTCATTAGGACTAAATGACAAACATTACATACCAAAGTACTTTGCTGTAATCGCAATTTTGGTGGCTATTTCTACTAGCTTGATTGGTCCAACGGCTTTCATGGGTATTTTTATTGCCAACATTGCCTATTCGGTTACTGGCACACCGAACTACAGGCACATATTGCTAGTCGCTTGTGCTATTGCGATTGCGATGTTCTTGGCAGGTCAGATCTTAGTCGAGCACCTATTTAACTATAAAACTACCGTCTCTATTTTGGTGAATGTCCTTTGTGGAGGCTATTTTCTGGCCATCACGATGAGAACAAGAAGCCAAATTTAA
- a CDS encoding alpha/beta fold hydrolase codes for MSPLITIASSGMDQGVHYIFCPFAGGGSGSLRAWRNLNLVKESVSVMLYPGRETRIDDATIENIESLAEEMIQALLASRIPIEKTIIVGHSMGAQVAYEASRKLLHQGHTPKGLVISGCQAPHIKGRRLLSKCDDTTFIANLIEMGGCDQSLADNPQWWSIFLPALRADFTATEQYFFASPPNRDARLSVPTILVSGDKDQEAYYSEVEEWKFWCNDVIEHLVVKGGHFYVTEHPEMMLECVRALSSEVAEQ; via the coding sequence ATGAGTCCACTAATCACGATTGCTTCTTCTGGTATGGATCAGGGAGTTCACTATATTTTTTGTCCTTTTGCAGGCGGTGGCAGCGGCAGCCTTAGAGCTTGGCGGAACCTGAACCTAGTCAAAGAATCAGTATCAGTCATGCTTTACCCAGGCAGAGAAACCAGAATTGATGACGCGACTATTGAAAATATCGAGTCATTAGCAGAGGAAATGATTCAAGCCCTGCTTGCAAGCCGTATCCCCATAGAAAAGACGATCATTGTTGGTCACAGTATGGGAGCACAAGTCGCTTATGAGGCAAGTAGGAAGCTCCTGCACCAAGGTCATACGCCTAAAGGTCTCGTCATCTCTGGTTGCCAGGCACCTCACATTAAAGGTCGAAGATTGCTCAGTAAGTGTGATGATACAACCTTCATTGCCAACCTAATCGAAATGGGGGGATGCGATCAAAGTCTTGCTGATAATCCGCAATGGTGGTCAATATTTCTTCCGGCTCTACGCGCAGACTTTACCGCCACAGAGCAATATTTTTTCGCATCACCACCAAATAGAGATGCTCGCCTTTCAGTCCCTACTATTCTGGTTTCAGGAGATAAAGATCAAGAAGCCTACTATTCAGAAGTGGAGGAATGGAAGTTTTGGTGCAATGACGTGATTGAACATCTTGTTGTTAAAGGAGGACATTTCTATGTTACTGAGCACCCAGAAATGATGCTTGAATGCGTAAGAGCCTTATCGAGTGAGGTTGCAGAGCAATAA
- a CDS encoding iron chelate uptake ABC transporter family permease subunit, which translates to MSVRVICTFSMLCFTSIFIGATPLDWSLLLTMDDKGWLPITASRFPRLIALILTGAGLAMCGVILQHIVRNRFVEPGTTGGIDAAKLGILVSIILLPSSDKLERMLFAVLFCFAAGLIYITIVRRIKFSNSALVPVIGLMFGSVLSAIAEFYAYQNNILQSMSGWLMGDFSKVVQEHYEIIFLILPITLLTYLYAHRFTVMGMGEDVASNLGVNFAVTAALGLVLVSITAAITVVTVGAIHFVGLVIPNLVALKYGDHLKNTLPIVALGGASLLIFCDIISRVVVFPFEVPIGLTASAVGGIMFLAFLLKGARA; encoded by the coding sequence ATGAGTGTTCGCGTAATATGCACATTTTCTATGTTGTGCTTTACTTCAATTTTCATCGGTGCAACTCCACTAGATTGGTCATTGTTGCTGACCATGGATGACAAAGGTTGGCTACCAATTACTGCCAGTAGATTTCCAAGGCTAATCGCACTGATTCTGACCGGAGCTGGTCTCGCCATGTGTGGGGTCATTCTTCAACATATTGTTAGGAATCGATTTGTTGAGCCAGGTACAACTGGCGGTATTGATGCGGCAAAACTTGGTATTTTGGTATCAATCATCCTACTTCCGTCCTCTGACAAGCTTGAACGTATGCTCTTCGCCGTACTATTTTGCTTCGCCGCCGGCCTGATATACATCACCATAGTACGAAGAATTAAATTCAGTAACTCTGCGTTAGTACCTGTGATTGGGCTTATGTTTGGTAGTGTGCTAAGTGCCATCGCAGAGTTTTATGCATATCAAAACAACATCTTGCAGAGCATGTCCGGTTGGCTAATGGGAGATTTCTCCAAGGTTGTTCAAGAACACTATGAGATAATTTTCTTAATTTTACCCATCACCCTGCTGACTTACTTATATGCACATAGATTTACAGTTATGGGAATGGGGGAAGATGTTGCATCCAACTTAGGAGTTAATTTTGCGGTCACTGCAGCCTTGGGCCTCGTACTGGTTTCCATCACCGCTGCTATAACCGTGGTGACAGTAGGTGCAATTCATTTTGTCGGTTTGGTCATACCTAACCTCGTCGCACTCAAATACGGCGACCATCTTAAAAATACACTGCCAATCGTTGCACTAGGCGGCGCTTCATTACTGATTTTCTGCGACATTATAAGCAGAGTCGTTGTCTTTCCTTTTGAAGTCCCGATTGGATTAACAGCCAGTGCTGTCGGGGGAATCATGTTTCTTGCCTTTCTTTTGAAAGGAGCACGAGCATGA
- a CDS encoding amino acid adenylation domain-containing protein, which produces MTQSEHLPPLNNTVLPLTSYQTWQLSTQRQRSEQQAIANFIYQEAEYNDTPRDRLESCLVTLINHHPMLNTRISADFYLHLTHKNHLEAFDVNELSQASEEEIEKQLTLTRTELTKNHSQAILSISISLLPLNRIRLHTRFNSVAVDTQSVSLFFEQLDQMLEGNLPTFFSPKDVLTAHHNMVTNELTNMTVGCSEWEEHILKLPGSANLPTVCEPDKVPETGITRRTVSFSSEKWQQLVVRSKNHNVTPELVLATIFASVLSLWGHQETLMLRFDNSPKNREKGIVGQFTQPLLVNLSGFGQSFLSIVRENQKHFEQTHKHHPTPIFSLVQQLSRLSDAHRYPANIAFSSQLTETKQKAVWGCHQSANTWLSLHAELKKNELILHWDSHDTLFPKDMIQEMLISYTGLLDSLSQRDSDWTQPLPILLPANQISTRDAINTPESHKLPEGLLHQGFWKNVEAFPNATAVIHGPKSISYQTLADYAQHCAGALTKVGVVPGDRVAVSMNKGIGQIVAVLGILYAGAVYVPVSLDQPQERREGIYQGAGINVVLTDESDTKDSMPSSQFLYLDWQTAIKSMPMVASPEIEPSKPAYIIYTSGSTGTPKGVVISHQGALNTCIALNQRYQINSNDRVLALSALHFDLSVYDIFGLLSAGGAIVLVNESERRDPSAWCHAIKKNNVTMWNSVPALFDMLLTYASCFSSSAPSELRLTMLSGDWIGLDLPERYRQYRPNGKFVAMGGATEASIWSNVFDVDQVASEWRSIPYGYPLPRQQYRVVDDFGRDCPDWVAGELWIGGDGVALGYFNDELKTQAQFLHIDDCAWYRTGDMGCYWPDGTLEFLGRRDKQVKIGGYRIELGEIEVALNNIPQVQRAIAIAVGNKAKTLAAFIVLDPEQANTKRLDTDEVQNLLNNQLPSYMVPQRIVFLDTLPLTANGKVDYKALTQMTSCRKNKSSTADQPLVTSSEHKLAEIWSEVLGTQEFYKSSHFFQLGGDAYAAIEVLKHCHQAGYPIKLSVLYRYPSLEALALIMDRCKLVMTQGAS; this is translated from the coding sequence ATGACCCAAAGCGAACACTTACCTCCTCTCAATAACACAGTCCTACCCTTAACTTCTTATCAAACCTGGCAACTATCGACTCAAAGGCAGCGTAGTGAACAGCAAGCCATTGCCAACTTTATCTATCAAGAAGCGGAATACAATGACACACCAAGGGATCGGCTAGAAAGTTGTCTCGTGACACTTATAAACCATCACCCAATGCTCAATACCAGAATCAGTGCTGATTTTTACTTGCATCTTACTCATAAAAACCACCTTGAAGCCTTCGATGTAAACGAGCTAAGCCAAGCGTCGGAAGAAGAAATAGAAAAACAACTGACACTTACTCGTACCGAACTAACAAAAAATCATTCACAAGCGATCCTCTCCATTTCTATTAGTCTATTACCACTAAATAGAATCAGGCTTCATACCCGATTCAACTCCGTCGCTGTTGATACGCAAAGTGTTTCATTATTTTTTGAACAACTAGATCAAATGTTAGAAGGAAACCTACCCACATTTTTCAGTCCAAAAGACGTTCTCACTGCACATCACAATATGGTGACTAACGAGTTAACCAATATGACAGTTGGTTGTTCCGAATGGGAAGAACATATATTGAAGCTACCTGGGTCAGCCAACCTCCCAACAGTATGTGAACCCGACAAAGTGCCTGAAACAGGGATAACCAGACGAACAGTGAGTTTTTCGTCTGAAAAATGGCAACAATTGGTCGTAAGAAGTAAAAATCATAACGTAACACCGGAGCTAGTGCTGGCGACCATTTTTGCTTCAGTTCTATCTCTATGGGGGCATCAAGAGACTCTCATGTTGAGGTTTGATAATAGCCCCAAAAATAGAGAAAAAGGGATTGTAGGCCAGTTTACTCAGCCTCTACTTGTAAACTTATCTGGTTTCGGTCAGAGCTTTCTTTCCATTGTTCGAGAAAACCAAAAACACTTCGAACAAACGCACAAGCATCATCCGACACCTATTTTCTCACTTGTTCAGCAATTATCTCGGCTTTCAGACGCTCATCGCTATCCTGCCAATATCGCTTTCTCTAGCCAACTTACAGAGACCAAGCAAAAAGCGGTTTGGGGATGCCACCAGTCAGCCAATACTTGGCTATCGTTACATGCAGAGTTAAAGAAAAACGAACTTATTCTGCACTGGGACAGCCATGATACACTGTTCCCAAAAGACATGATCCAAGAGATGTTAATTAGCTACACTGGCCTCCTTGATTCTCTCAGCCAAAGAGATAGTGATTGGACACAACCCTTACCAATCCTGCTACCAGCGAATCAAATTTCTACCCGTGACGCAATCAACACACCTGAAAGCCACAAATTGCCAGAAGGCTTACTTCATCAAGGTTTTTGGAAAAATGTTGAGGCTTTCCCGAATGCAACGGCAGTCATTCATGGCCCAAAGTCTATCAGCTACCAAACTTTAGCAGACTATGCGCAACACTGCGCAGGTGCGCTAACGAAGGTTGGAGTGGTACCCGGGGATCGTGTGGCTGTAAGTATGAATAAAGGAATCGGCCAGATCGTTGCTGTATTAGGCATATTGTACGCTGGCGCTGTTTATGTGCCAGTGTCACTCGATCAGCCACAAGAAAGACGCGAAGGTATTTACCAAGGCGCTGGTATAAACGTAGTTCTTACAGACGAATCTGATACAAAGGATTCAATGCCATCTAGCCAATTTTTGTATTTAGATTGGCAAACAGCTATAAAGAGCATGCCAATGGTAGCATCACCCGAAATAGAACCAAGTAAGCCTGCTTATATTATCTACACCTCAGGCTCAACAGGCACCCCCAAAGGAGTAGTAATATCTCACCAAGGAGCACTCAATACTTGTATCGCCCTCAATCAACGCTACCAAATCAATAGCAATGATCGAGTATTAGCACTGTCTGCTCTTCACTTTGATCTCTCTGTCTATGACATTTTTGGTTTACTCTCGGCTGGAGGCGCAATAGTACTAGTCAATGAGTCTGAAAGAAGAGACCCAAGTGCTTGGTGCCACGCGATTAAAAAGAATAACGTCACCATGTGGAATAGCGTACCTGCCCTTTTCGATATGTTATTGACTTACGCGTCTTGCTTTAGTTCCTCTGCGCCTTCCGAACTACGTTTAACAATGCTTTCTGGAGACTGGATCGGATTAGACTTACCAGAACGCTATCGTCAATATCGACCTAACGGAAAATTTGTCGCGATGGGGGGAGCCACAGAAGCATCAATATGGTCGAATGTCTTTGATGTCGATCAGGTAGCGTCGGAGTGGCGGTCCATCCCATATGGCTATCCTCTTCCTCGACAACAATATCGAGTAGTTGATGACTTTGGGCGCGATTGCCCAGATTGGGTAGCTGGAGAACTCTGGATTGGTGGAGATGGTGTCGCTCTTGGCTATTTTAACGATGAGCTCAAAACTCAAGCGCAGTTTTTACATATTGATGACTGTGCTTGGTATCGAACTGGGGACATGGGTTGTTACTGGCCTGATGGCACCCTTGAGTTCTTGGGGCGCAGAGATAAACAGGTAAAAATAGGTGGATATCGAATTGAACTGGGGGAGATCGAAGTTGCACTCAACAACATCCCTCAAGTACAACGTGCGATCGCCATCGCTGTAGGTAACAAAGCTAAGACTCTCGCGGCGTTTATCGTCCTTGATCCAGAACAAGCAAACACCAAGCGACTAGATACAGATGAAGTACAAAACCTACTAAACAATCAACTACCTAGCTATATGGTTCCTCAGCGAATAGTATTCCTCGACACATTGCCGCTAACTGCAAACGGCAAAGTCGACTATAAAGCTCTAACTCAAATGACAAGCTGCAGAAAGAACAAATCGTCTACTGCAGACCAACCACTTGTCACATCCAGTGAACATAAGTTAGCTGAGATTTGGAGTGAGGTACTCGGCACGCAAGAGTTTTATAAGTCTAGCCATTTTTTCCAATTGGGAGGAGACGCCTACGCAGCGATTGAGGTACTTAAACATTGTCACCAAGCGGGTTATCCAATCAAATTATCTGTATTGTATCGCTATCCTTCGCTCGAAGCTCTCGCTCTCATTATGGATAGATGCAAGTTAGTGATGACTCAAGGAGCTTCATAA